In the Dendrosporobacter quercicolus genome, TGTCCTCTGCCTGATAGTAATATCGGCATTCTCTTTCACTATCACACTAGCATATTTGCCGACAGCCAACTCACATTCCGCCGGACCACGCCCGGAACTGATTTGCCATTCCATGCCTATTCCCCCGCCTTGAAATTATACAACGGCCTGATAACTGAAACGATGTCCGCTGTGTCGCCGAGCTGAGCAACAATTTCCTCCATCGGCTTGTATGCAAACGGCGATTCGTCGATGGTGCTTTTGTTCATAGTAGTGGTGTAAATGCCCTTCATCGCCTTTTCGTATTGGGTGAGGGTGATGCGCGCTTTCGCAGTCATGCGGCTCATGATACGCCCCGCACCATGCGGAGCCGAATAGTTCCAATCGGCGTTTCCCTTACCGATACAGATAAGGCTGCCGTCCCTCATATTCATAGGAATAAGTACCCGCTCGCCCTTTTGTGCGGAGATGGCGCCTTTGCGCAGAATCCGGTTCTCCATGTCGATATAGTTGTGGATGGTGGTAAACTGCTCCGCGATTTTGAGCTTCATTCTCTTTTCTATTTCCCTCACGATAGCTTTGCGGTTTAAGTCCGCATACTGCTGGACAATGGCCATGTCGTGCAGATAATCATTCAAAAGTTCCCCCTCAACATACGCCAGCACCCGATCATCGCCCTTACCCGTGCGGCCTAAACTGTTGGCGGCGGCATTCTGGTAATAATCACAGACCTGCTTGCCGAGATTCCGGCTGCCGGAATGTATGACGAGATAAAGCCGTCCCTCATCATCTTTACCCAGTTCTATGAAATGGTTGCCGCCGCCCAGCGTACCGATGGAGCAAGCGGCGCGATCAAGGTCAACATGCTTGGCGCAGCGCAGCTCGGTCAGATTGATTTTTTCGTTAAAATGATGCGGCGTTTGCCGAATACCGAAGCCGGATGGGACATATTGATGAACCGCCTTATCCAGTTGTGCAAGCTCCACGCGCTTGTCCTTCAAGAGGACAGTTTCCATGCCGCAGCCGATGTCCACGCCGACAAGGTTCGGAACAATTTTATCGGTAATAGTCATGGTCGTACCAATGGTGCAGCCCATGCCGGCGTGGACATCCGGCATGATGCGGATTTTTCTGCCTGCCATGAATTCCTGATTTAAGAGATGCTCAATTTGCATGATAGCGTTCTGTTCGGCGATATCGGTGAACACCTTGGCGGTGTTGTACTTGCCTTGAAGCTCAATCATGTTTAGTCCTCCAATAAATTGCGTATATCATGGTAGTGTAAATTACTAATCTGCAAAGCTGCCCCATCGTGATTGTTCAGCCACATCTTTCGCCGCAGCGCTTTTTTATGTCGGTAATAGCGCAGCTTGTCCGCTACTGCGGCAATTTCAGACCGGCCGGTATATTTAATATTGAACCTTCTGCTTCAAGCAATCTGCGTGAATGAGTAATTGAAGCTGTGAATATTAATGGCGCATACTTAATGCCTCCGAGCCAATGGCAGGTCATTATATACGTATGGTTACCAAGGCGTATAAACGGGTACCATTTATCATGAAAAAGAATCCGCTTAGCATTATTTATATCACTTTTAGTCACTGTGTTAGCATAGCATTAGCTATTCGATGATCTCGGTAAAGTACACTACAGTTACAATATCGCTCAGTGATACCGTTTTATTGTAAATGGATTCTAAAAATTCCAAGAGTTCATCGACGCCGCTAATATCGGGGTTTTCTCCTTGTAAATCATGCTTGGTTAAATGAGAAATTTGTTTAACCAGCACTCTGTCAATGATCGCAGCATATACTCTTTGCTTGGGTGCAAACCGCTTGCCGGCAGTCACCCAAACGATATCGCCTGCCTGATATTTATCTCTTTTATCACCGCGCCTGATGGTACAGGTCTTGCGGCGTTCAACCAGCTGACTGTAGTGGTTGGCTGAATAAAAATTAATGGCCTTCATGGATTCCATTGCTTCTCCTCCAATTACCCTAACCAGTGTTTTATCCGGTTGACAGCCTCTATTAAGCGAGGTTCCGGCTGCACCAGCGCAAATCTGATAAAGCCTTCACCAAACCGGCCAAATGCCACGCCCGGTATGGCAGCAATACCGGCCTGCCGTAATAAATCGGCGGCAAATTCTATAGAAGACTGCCGGGTGGGCACCGGCGCCCATATGTACATGCTGGCCTTGGGTTTATCAATGCGCCAGCCGATATCCTTTAACCCTTCAATGATAATATCCCGCCGCCGCTGATAAGTGGCGGCGGTATCAGCCACACACTGCTGCGGGCCGGTAAGGGCGGCAATTGCCGCTTGCTGCAACGGGGCAAATATGCCATAATCAAAATTTGATTTCAGCCGTCCCAGCAGCTCAATTACCGCAGCGTTGCCAACAATATAGCCAACTCGGCAGCCAGCCATATTATAGGTCTTAGACAGAGAATTAAATTCTACGCCGACCTCTTTAGCGCCAGGCACGGATAAAAAGCTGTCAGGCTTATAACCGTCAAACACCAGATCACTGTAAGCAAAATCATGACACACGATAAACCGGTACCGTTTGGCATAATCAACCACTTCCCGGAAAAATTCCCTGGTTGCCACGGCTGCCAGCGGATTGTTGGGATAATTGAGAATCATTATTTTGGCCTGTTCCAGTACAGACTCAGGAATAGCGGCCAAATCCGGCAGAAAATCATGATCGCCCGTCAGGGGCATAGAATAAAGCTTTGCATCAGCCATTAACGGCCCGGCGCTGTAAATTGGATAACCGGGATCAGGGATCAAAATAATATCGCCCGGATTCGTCAGGCACAGACTGATGTGAGCCAAGCCTTCCTGCGAGCCGATAAGAGAGTGAATTTCGCTGGCGGCATCCAGGCATACGCCAAATTTTTGGCGGTACCAATCGGCAACGGCCTGCGAAAACTCCGGCAGGCCTTTGGATAAGGTGTAGCCATAATTGCCTGCATCTGCGGCGGCAGTGGTTAGCGCCTGGATAATATGAGGAGCCGGCGCCATATCCGGACTACCGATACTGAGCGTTATTACATCCTTTCCTCTGGACAGTTCGACTCTGCGCATTTCATCAACCTGCGAAAAAACCGCCGAACTTAAGCCCTGTAACCGCAAGGACTGTTCAACCATAAGATCCCCTCCTGCTTATCTAGGTAGTTTTAACTAAATTACAACAAAAACAGCCACTTTAATCAAATATCATTTGATATTCTAGATGTCGGTGGCCGTTTCCTTGCTGTCTGCGATTTTTTCCGGAAAAATCAGCGGACAAGTCTCAACCCGCGGGTATTTGCTTCGTAAATTAGCCGTTCTTCATCAATGGTCTTTAACTGTTTATTTTCTAAAACAATCCGGCCATTCACAATGACTGTATGGACATCACTGCCAGCCGCTGAATAAGCCAGTAAAGATAAACGGTCATGACGCGGATACCAATGCAGGCCGCTCATATCCAGCAAGACAATATCTGCTTTATAGCCCGGCGCCAGCTTGCCGGTTATCTTGCCCAGGCCTATGGCCTCGGCTCCGCCGGTTGTGGCCAGTTCGACCGCCGTCCCGGCCGGAATTGCCAGCGGGTCATTGCTGTGCATTTTATGCAGCAATGCCGTCAGTCGGATTTCTTCCAGCATGTCCAGATTGTTGTTGCTGGCGGCGCTGTCTGTTCCCAGTCCCACCGTCAAACCGGCCTCCAGCATTTGAGGCACCGGCGCAATGCCGCTGGCCAATTTCATATTACTGCCCGGATTATGCGCAATCCGGACCTGTTTATTTTTCATTATCCTGATATCTTCCGGCGATACATGAACGCAATGAGCTGCCAGCACGCCGCAGTCAAGTAAGCCGACTTCATCCATTAAGGCAATAGGCGACTTGCCGTATGCAGTCTGGCATTCGGCGACTTCACCGGCGGTTTCGGCTAGATGAATATGAATTTCAGCACCCAGCTTCCGGGCCAGAGCCACAACCTTGGTCAAAAAATCGGGAGGGCAGGTATAAGGCGCATGCGGGCCCAGCATTACGGTAATTCGTCCATCCGCCGAGCCATGAAATTCCTCAAACAGCGCTTCGCTTTCCGCCAATGCCTGCTGAGCGGTGGGCGCAACACCGGCCATCCCCCTGGCTAAAACAGCCCTAATCCCCGTTTCAGTTACTGCTTTGGCAACTTCCGACATAAAGAAATACATGTCGGCAAACGTAGTGGTGCCTGATTTAATCATTTCAGCAATTGCCAGTTGCGAACCCCAATACACATCGCCGGCCGTCAGCTTGGCTTCCGCCGGCCAGATCCTGGTTTTCAGCCAGTCCATCAGCAGCATATCATCGGCATAACTGCGAAACAGCGACATCGCGGCATGGGTATGCGTATTGATTAAGCCGGGTATTGCCAGCTTGCCGGTTCCGTCAATGGTTTGATCCGGCCGCCAGTCTGCTCCGACCGCGCCAATTTGCGCGATAGTCGCGCCGTCAATCGCAATATCCCCCTGGCGCACTCCGCCCTGATCAGCCAAATACTCGATGTTTCTTACTAAAAGCTTAGTCATCAGCCTGTCCTCCTTGACGTTTAGAATAATCTTCGACATAACCCCTGTGCATAGCACCGATATCCCCGTCACTTAACACTTCTGCGGTTCCAATTTGGTTGGCGTAAATGAATATCTGGGCTGTCTTTTCAACCAACTGGCAAGTCAGCATGGCTTCACTGAGCGTACGACCGCAGCAAACCAGGCCATGATTAGCCAGCAGCACGGCATTCTTGCCCCCTAATGCCTTTACTGCATTTTCCGCTAATTCGTCCGTACCGTTTAAGGCATAGGCGGCGACCTCAATGCTGCCGCCAACCAACTGGGCAATGTCCTCAACAATTGGCTCAATCGGCCGCCTAGCCACGGCAAACGCACTGGCAAACACGCTATGCGTATGAATGATGGCCTTGACCTCCTGCCGCTGACGATAGATTGCCAAATGCAAAGCAAGCTCAGAGGTCGGCTTTAGCCGACCTCTGACAACAGCAGCCTCCATATTCACAAGCACAATATCTTCACAGGTCAGTGACCGGTAATTCCGGCCGGAGGGGGTAACGGCAATACAATTGCCGCCTGGAACACGGGCGCTCAGGTTCCCCCAGGTTCCCGCAATTAGACCGCAATCCAGCAAAGCGCAACCATAATTGATGAGTTGGGTTTTTATTTGTTTCTCCCAATCCAAGTCATTCACTCCCTCGGTCAGGCCTGATTCAAATAGTGCTGCTGCTCGGCAGTCAGC is a window encoding:
- a CDS encoding amidohydrolase; protein product: MTKLLVRNIEYLADQGGVRQGDIAIDGATIAQIGAVGADWRPDQTIDGTGKLAIPGLINTHTHAAMSLFRSYADDMLLMDWLKTRIWPAEAKLTAGDVYWGSQLAIAEMIKSGTTTFADMYFFMSEVAKAVTETGIRAVLARGMAGVAPTAQQALAESEALFEEFHGSADGRITVMLGPHAPYTCPPDFLTKVVALARKLGAEIHIHLAETAGEVAECQTAYGKSPIALMDEVGLLDCGVLAAHCVHVSPEDIRIMKNKQVRIAHNPGSNMKLASGIAPVPQMLEAGLTVGLGTDSAASNNNLDMLEEIRLTALLHKMHSNDPLAIPAGTAVELATTGGAEAIGLGKITGKLAPGYKADIVLLDMSGLHWYPRHDRLSLLAYSAAGSDVHTVIVNGRIVLENKQLKTIDEERLIYEANTRGLRLVR
- a CDS encoding ASCH domain-containing protein, yielding MESMKAINFYSANHYSQLVERRKTCTIRRGDKRDKYQAGDIVWVTAGKRFAPKQRVYAAIIDRVLVKQISHLTKHDLQGENPDISGVDELLEFLESIYNKTVSLSDIVTVVYFTEIIE
- a CDS encoding class II aldolase/adducin family protein, which produces MDWEKQIKTQLINYGCALLDCGLIAGTWGNLSARVPGGNCIAVTPSGRNYRSLTCEDIVLVNMEAAVVRGRLKPTSELALHLAIYRQRQEVKAIIHTHSVFASAFAVARRPIEPIVEDIAQLVGGSIEVAAYALNGTDELAENAVKALGGKNAVLLANHGLVCCGRTLSEAMLTCQLVEKTAQIFIYANQIGTAEVLSDGDIGAMHRGYVEDYSKRQGGQADD
- a CDS encoding RtcB family protein, whose amino-acid sequence is MIELQGKYNTAKVFTDIAEQNAIMQIEHLLNQEFMAGRKIRIMPDVHAGMGCTIGTTMTITDKIVPNLVGVDIGCGMETVLLKDKRVELAQLDKAVHQYVPSGFGIRQTPHHFNEKINLTELRCAKHVDLDRAACSIGTLGGGNHFIELGKDDEGRLYLVIHSGSRNLGKQVCDYYQNAAANSLGRTGKGDDRVLAYVEGELLNDYLHDMAIVQQYADLNRKAIVREIEKRMKLKIAEQFTTIHNYIDMENRILRKGAISAQKGERVLIPMNMRDGSLICIGKGNADWNYSAPHGAGRIMSRMTAKARITLTQYEKAMKGIYTTTMNKSTIDESPFAYKPMEEIVAQLGDTADIVSVIRPLYNFKAGE
- a CDS encoding aminotransferase class I/II-fold pyridoxal phosphate-dependent enzyme, with the protein product MVEQSLRLQGLSSAVFSQVDEMRRVELSRGKDVITLSIGSPDMAPAPHIIQALTTAAADAGNYGYTLSKGLPEFSQAVADWYRQKFGVCLDAASEIHSLIGSQEGLAHISLCLTNPGDIILIPDPGYPIYSAGPLMADAKLYSMPLTGDHDFLPDLAAIPESVLEQAKIMILNYPNNPLAAVATREFFREVVDYAKRYRFIVCHDFAYSDLVFDGYKPDSFLSVPGAKEVGVEFNSLSKTYNMAGCRVGYIVGNAAVIELLGRLKSNFDYGIFAPLQQAAIAALTGPQQCVADTAATYQRRRDIIIEGLKDIGWRIDKPKASMYIWAPVPTRQSSIEFAADLLRQAGIAAIPGVAFGRFGEGFIRFALVQPEPRLIEAVNRIKHWLG